From the Pseudodesulfovibrio indicus genome, the window GTTCCACGTGGCCCTGGACCCGGCCAAGATGATGCGCCTCGGCGTGACCTTCGACCAGGTGGGCCAGGCGCTGCAAGGGGCCAACGTATCGGTCCCGGCGGGCGATTTCATCAGCGATTCCGGTGAATACGTCATCGTGGTGGACCAGAAGTTCCGGTCCCGCGAGGAGGTCGCCCGGACCATCGTGCGGCGCGACCTGGACGGCTCCTTCGTGACCGTGCGCGACGTGCTCAGCGAGGCGGGCATGAACTACCGCGACCCGTTCGTGATCTCCTCGGTCAACGGCATGGACGCGGTTTCGATCAAGGTCCTCAAGACCCCGGAGGGCAACGCCCTGGACATCGGGGCCGAGGTCGAGAAGGTGGTCGCCGCCTTCAAGCCGGTGCTGGACAAGGAAGGGGTCCAGGCCGTGTTCACCCAGGACCAGCGGATCAACATCCGCGAGAACATCAACACGCTGGGCTCCAACCTGCTGGTGGGCATCATCCTGGTCTGCGGCTGCATCTGGCTGGTCATGGGGTTCCGCAACGCCATGCTGACCACCGTGGGCGTGCCGTTCTCCTTCCTGGTGACCATGATCATCATGTGGATCACCGGCAACTCCATCAACGAGATCACCCTCTTTTCCTTTGTCCTGGTCAGCGGCATCATCGTGGACGACGCCATCGTGGTGGTCGAGAACGTCTACCGCCACGTGCAGGACGGCAAGGACCTCAAGGACGCCGTGGTGGACGGCACCGCCGAGGTCTTCCTGCCGGTCCTGGCCGCCACCTCCACCACCGTGGCCGCGTTTCTGCCCATGTTGATCATGACCGGGTCCACCGGGGAGTTCTTCGCCCTGGTGCCCAAGGCGGTCTCCTTTGCCATCATTGCCTCGCTCATCGAGTGCCTGTTCATCCTGCCGCCCCACTTTCTGGACTGGCCGGGCGCGAACAGGCTGCGCGAGCAGGCCGAGGCGCACCTCAAGGCGCGCGATCCCCGGTTCCTGACCGCCCTGAAGCGCTGGACCGACGCCACCCTGCAACTCTCCATGCGCCACAAGTGGAAAACGCTCAGCGTGGTCGGCCTCGCCTTCGTGGTGGCCGTGGTCATGCTCGGCGTGTCCGTGGCCGGGGTCATGCCGCTCTTGCGCATCAAGTTCTTCCCCGACGAATACACCCTCTACTACGTGTCCATGGAAGGGCCGGTGGGCACGGACGTCCAGGCCTCGTCGGCCAAGGCCAAGGAGGTCTCCAAGGCGCTGCTGGCGCTCGGCCCCGGGACCACCAAGGCGTGCTCCAGCCTGGGCGGCATGGACATCAACGAGGACTACGAAAACGTGTTCGGCTCCAACCGGGCCATCACCATCGTGGAGCTGCCCCGCCAGGGGGAACAGCAATTCGTGGAAAACCCGGACAATGATCCGCAGCTCCTGCTCGACGTCATCCGGCGCAAACTCGAACCGTTCGCCCAGGGCGGCTGGCGGCTGCGCGTCTGGCCCGAGCAGGGCGGCCCGCCGTCGGGCAAGGACGTGAACATCCGGGTGCTCGGCCCGGACCAGGACGCGGTCCTGGCCCTGGAGAGCAACGTCTTCAGCTGGATCAAGGCGAACCCGAAGCTCGCCCCGCATCTCATCGACCTGGCCACGGACACGGGCACGGACAACCGGGTCTTCCGGTTCATCCCCAACCAGGAGCGCATCGCCGAGTACGGGCTGACGCCCGCCCAGGTGGTGGCCCTGGCCGGCGGCCTGCTGGACGGCCGGTTCGTGGGCAAGTTCCGGGCCGCGGACGAGGACGTGGACCTGCGGATGAAGATCGACAAGCGGTTCCTGCGCGAACCCGAGGACGCCCTGGACATCCCGGTGCTGGAGAACGCCTCCGGGCCGGTGCGCGTGGGCGACCTGGTGCGCGTGGAGACCTACCGCGAGCCGGGCCAGCTCAACCGGTTCCAGGGCCAGCGCGCCGTGACCCTGACCGCCAACATCCGCGAGGGCGCGCCGGTCAGCGCGGCCATGGTGGTCCACGACGTCAAGGCGTACTACGAGTCCATCCAGGACCGGTACCCCGGGGCCACCATCAGCTTCGCCGGGGAGTACGAGTCCACGGGCCGCTCCTTCACCTCGCTGATGTACGCCTTCCTCATCGCCATCCTGGTCATGTACACGATCCTGGCCTGCCAGTTCCAATCCTACGTCCAGCCGGTGATCATCCTGTCCGCCGTGGCCTTCGCCCTGATCGGCGTGGTCTTCGGCACCTTCCTGACCCGCTCCCTGTTCACGGTCAACAGCTTCATCGCCACCGTGGGCGTGGCCGGCGTGGTGGTCAACGACTCCCTGGTGCTCATCGACTTCATCAACCGGCTCTACGCCCAGGGCTATTCCCGGTCCGAGGCCGTGCGCGAGGGGGTCCGGGTCCGGCTGCGGCCCATCCTGCTGACCACCCTGACCACCACCCTCGGGCTGCTGCCCATGGCGCTCGGCATCCCCTACTACTCCGTGGTCTGGGGAACCATGGCCACGACCTTCGTCACCGGCCTGTGCGTGGCCACCACCATGACCCTGCTGGTCATGCCCATCATGTGGAACCTGCTCATGCGCCGCCGGGAACGCAAGGAGGCCAAAAGGCGCCCTGCTGCCGGACCGGTCGCGGCAGGAAATGAAAACTAGAAAAAGTCTAGATATATTCTAGAAACCAGCCGCACCTCCCGTCAGACGGGAGGTGCGGCCTTTCCGTGCTGCGCCGGAAATCGCGTCTGGCC encodes:
- a CDS encoding efflux RND transporter permease subunit, with protein sequence MSDKTPVQRLIGLTLGQKVFVNLMFVLLMVVGVFCVLDLPVERYPDVRMGKVVISGFLPGASPDEVETLVTRKIEDALEDLENVEFIRSRSFRQRCSIMVKFLDDTDYDRLYDELRFKVLSIQNDLPEDMDPPTFTVIRVSEWLPVLSVNLLGDRSNRALSLMADELKLPLQSIPGVKEVQVDGEYSREFHVALDPAKMMRLGVTFDQVGQALQGANVSVPAGDFISDSGEYVIVVDQKFRSREEVARTIVRRDLDGSFVTVRDVLSEAGMNYRDPFVISSVNGMDAVSIKVLKTPEGNALDIGAEVEKVVAAFKPVLDKEGVQAVFTQDQRINIRENINTLGSNLLVGIILVCGCIWLVMGFRNAMLTTVGVPFSFLVTMIIMWITGNSINEITLFSFVLVSGIIVDDAIVVVENVYRHVQDGKDLKDAVVDGTAEVFLPVLAATSTTVAAFLPMLIMTGSTGEFFALVPKAVSFAIIASLIECLFILPPHFLDWPGANRLREQAEAHLKARDPRFLTALKRWTDATLQLSMRHKWKTLSVVGLAFVVAVVMLGVSVAGVMPLLRIKFFPDEYTLYYVSMEGPVGTDVQASSAKAKEVSKALLALGPGTTKACSSLGGMDINEDYENVFGSNRAITIVELPRQGEQQFVENPDNDPQLLLDVIRRKLEPFAQGGWRLRVWPEQGGPPSGKDVNIRVLGPDQDAVLALESNVFSWIKANPKLAPHLIDLATDTGTDNRVFRFIPNQERIAEYGLTPAQVVALAGGLLDGRFVGKFRAADEDVDLRMKIDKRFLREPEDALDIPVLENASGPVRVGDLVRVETYREPGQLNRFQGQRAVTLTANIREGAPVSAAMVVHDVKAYYESIQDRYPGATISFAGEYESTGRSFTSLMYAFLIAILVMYTILACQFQSYVQPVIILSAVAFALIGVVFGTFLTRSLFTVNSFIATVGVAGVVVNDSLVLIDFINRLYAQGYSRSEAVREGVRVRLRPILLTTLTTTLGLLPMALGIPYYSVVWGTMATTFVTGLCVATTMTLLVMPIMWNLLMRRRERKEAKRRPAAGPVAAGNEN